Proteins co-encoded in one Echeneis naucrates chromosome 22, fEcheNa1.1, whole genome shotgun sequence genomic window:
- the atp10d gene encoding phospholipid-transporting ATPase VD isoform X1 gives MERLHWIRHQCQALLVEDSGRGWYSPADGLPTKTSTDARSPHKVSEKRRTVFARHGPWQHEYEAICKGYKGNAIRTTKYRLLTFIPMNLFQQFHRAANLYFLFLVLLNWVPVVEAFQKEITMIPLVVVLTVIAIKDALEDYRRYLLDKKVNSNVVHVFCGEQRAYTECSWKDVRVGDFVRLSCNDIIPADILLLYSSDPRGVCYIETANLDGETNLKQRQVVPDLPLQGTEFTPETFNSRIECENPNDDLSRFRGYMEDSSGVCVGLHNQNLLLRSCTIRNTETVVGIVVYAGHETKAMMNNSGPRYKRSWLENSLNTNILWCVVLLVIMCLSAAIGHGLWIKNLRDHIFQVDGETNPALAGFYVFWTMIIVLQVLIPISLYVSIEIVKLGQIYFIQNDLALYNEHLDSRIQCRALNITEDLGQIEYLFCDKTGTLTENKMVFCRCSIYGVEYPHDENARKLDVIEDKTRSAAQSVMLKSGCIGKSLSCHSQSCNRSTVSLHTLTAESEEEDEQLSSHVKPRTRIFSSCMENKVVPDPELLRKMNWLCSPVLPLTEESSHTLSSLELTYITDFFLALAICNTVVVSSPNQPRHMVPESQTPLRTLQEIKLMFQRFSCSPFSALSTLPPPQTKDSHRNFTSRIFPWDKEGSLTLSSPNKSTSDGSEPGQENNVATSYIRHQLDSSFSAEGVCGGQVQGREIDKTDIRSSSDGQGLEVDSGSVTDDDLLYEAESPDEAALVHAARAYRCILRGRSGDSLLVDLPGMGSLAVQLLHILPFDSNRKRMSVVIRHPLTGHVVVYTKGADSVIMTLSETPQGAEDTHQIHMQIRDRTQQHLDSYAREGLRTLCFAKKVLEEEEYEEWLKRQLLAESSIENRDELLLDSAQRLETNLTLLGTTGIVDRLQEEVPETIEALQRAGIKVWILTGDKQETAINIAIACRLLCPRDQLLTANCESRENCAALLEELKLEVQQSQDYLTEPTAEGTKDESSSGSFILAIDGQTLDWVLQEDLQKHFLDLSCRCKAVICCRSTPLQKSQVVQLVRNHLSVMTLAIGDGANDVSMIQMADVGIGISGQEGMQAVMSSDFAVSRFKHLRKLLLVHGHWCCSRLTTMTLYFIYKNMMYVNLLFWYQFFCGFSGSVMTNSWVLIFFNLLFTSVPPLIHGVLDQDQPADTLMGTPELYKAAQSTKVYMPCMFWITVLEAFYQSLVCFFVPYLALADSDTGELAFGSPINASALLIILLQQVLESHTLTWIHVLVLVLSAGSYFGFVLLFSASCVACSPPTNPMGVETLQMSQPLFYLICAVTIVTALLPRILVHALYNTAYCPATQRFAQRDIEGPEDNHQRMMHCNQNHCTVNRLPMHADTQQPSTASVLS, from the exons GGCTGCCAATCTCTACTTTCTGTTCCTGGTGCTGTTGAACTGGGTACCTGTTGTTGAAGCGTTTCAGAAGGAAATCACCATGATCCCTCTGGTGGTGGTTCTCACTGTTATTGCCATCAAAGATGCCCTGGAGGACTATAGACGATATTTGTTGGACAAGAAGGTCAACAGTAATGTGGTGCACGTCTTCTGTGG TGAGCAGAGAGCCTACACTGAGTGCTCCTGGAAGGATGTAAGGGTCGGAGACTTTGTGCGTCTGTCTTGTAATGACATCATTCCTGCTGACATTTTGCTGCTCTACTCCTCTGACCCCCGAGGGGTCTGCTACATTGAAACTGCCAACCTAGATGGAGAGACCAACCTAAAGCAGAGACAGGTTGTGCCAGACCTCCCGCTACAG GGGACAGAGTTTACCCCTGAGACCTTTAACAGCCGTATCGAGTGTGAGAACCCTAACGATGACCTGAGCAGGTTTCGAGGATACat GGAAGACTCCAGTGGGGTTTGTGTCGGTCTCCATAATCAGAATCTCCTGTTGAGGAGCTGTACCATCCGCAATACTGAAACTGTGGTTGGCATTGTTGTCTATGCTG GTCATGAGACTAAAGCCATGATGAACAACAGTGGACCGAGGTACAAGCGCAGCTGGCTGGAGAATAGTCTCAACACAAACATCCTGTGGTGTGTGGTCCTGCTGGTCATCATGTGTCTGAGTGCTGCTATAG gTCATGGGCTCTGGATAAAGAATCTTAGAGACCACATTTTTCAGGTGGATGGCGAGACAAATCCTGCCCTGGCTGGATTCTATGTCTTCTGGACCATGATCATTGTACTGCAG GTACTGATTCCCATTTCTCTCTACGTGTCCATTGAGATTGTGAAATTGGGTCAGATCTACTTCATTCAAAATGACTTGGCTTTGTACAATGAGCATCTAGACTCTAGGATCCAGTGCCGAGCCCTCAATATCACTGAGGACCTAGGTCAGATCGAGTACCTGTTCTGTGATAAGACGGGGACTCTGACGGAAAACAAGATGGTGTTCTGCCGCTGCAGTATCTATGGAGTGGAATATCCTCATGATGAAAATG CTCGGAAGCTGGATGTGATAGAGGATAAGACCAGGTCAGCTGCTCAGTCTGTGATGCTGAAGTCAGGCTGCATTGGTAAATCTCTGAGCTGCCACTCCCAAAGTTGTAACCGCAGCACTGTGTCTCTGCATACACTTACTGctgagtcagaggaggaggatgaacaACTTTCCAGTCATGTCAAGCCCAGGACCAGAatcttcagcagctgcatg GAGAATAAGGTGGTCCCTGACCCTGAGCTGTTGAGAAAGATGAACTGGCTTTGCTCTCCTGTTCTACCTCTGACCGAGGAGTCTTCCCACACTCTGTCCAGCCTGGAGCTCACCTACATTACTGACTTTTTCCTTGCTCTGGCCATCTGTAACACTGTGGTGGTGTCCTCGCCCAATCAGCCTCGACACATG GTACCTGAATCTCAAACCCCTCTGAGAACCCTACAGGAGATCAAGTTGATGTTCCAGCGCTTCAGCTGCTCTCCTTTCTCTGCACTTTCcactctcccccctccccagaCCAAAGATAGCCACCGCAACTTCACCAGTAGGATCTTCCCATGGGATAAGGAAGGCTCTTTGACCCTCTCCTCCCCCAACAAAAGCACCTCAGATGGATCAGAACCAGGTCAAGAAAACAATGTAGCAACCTCCTACATCAGGCACCAACTGGACTCGTCCTTTAGTGCAGAAGGGGTTTGTGGAGGACAGGTACAGGGCAGGGAAATAGATAAGACTGATATTAGATCCAGCTCTGATGGGCAGGGTTTGGAAGTTGACTCTGGCAGTGTCACGGATGATGATTTGCTGTATGAAGCAGAGAGTCCTGATGAGGCAGCCCTGGTCCATGCAGCCCGAGCGTATCGCTGCATCCTGAGGGGGCGCTCTGGAGACAGCCTGCTGGTGGACCTGCCAGGAATGGGCTCTCTGGCAGTTCAGCTGCTTCACATCCTACCCTTTGATTCCAACAGGAAGAGAATGTCAGTGGTCATCCGTCACCCACTCACTGGGCACGTGGTTGTCTACACTAAGGGAGCTGACTCAGTCATCATGACCCTGTCTGAGACACCTCAAG GAGCAGAGGACACTCATCAGATCCACATGCAGATAAGAGACCGGACTCAGCAACACTTAGACAGCTATGCTAGAGAAGGACTCCGTACACTATGCTTCGCTAAGAAG GTCCTGGAAGAAGAGGAGTATGAAGAGTGGCTGAAGAGGCAGCTACTGGCAGAGAGCAGCATTGAGAACAGAGATGAGCTGCTGTTGGATTCAGCTCAGAGACTGGAGACGAACCTGACACTGCTAG GTACAACAGGAATTGTAGACCGACTGCAGGAGGAGGTTCCAGAGACCATCGAGGCTCTTCAGAGGGCTGGGATCAAAGTCTGGATCCTGActggagacaaacaggaaacgGCAATTAACATTGCCATTGCCTGCAGGCTCCTTTGTCCTCGTGACCAGCTACTGACGGCCAACTGTGAGAGCAGG GAAAACTGTGCAGCTCTTCTTGAGGAGCTGAAGCTGGAGGTGCAGCAAAGTCAGGACTATCTCACTGAGCCAACTGCTGAAGGAACCAAAGATGAGTCATCCTCGGGCAGCTTCATCCTGGCCATAGACGGCCAGACACTGGACTGGGTCCTGCAGGAAGACCTGCAGAAACATTTTCTAGATTTGAGCTGCAGATGTAAAGCAGTCATCTGCTGCAGGTCCACTCCACTGCAGAAGAGCCAGGTGGTCCAGCTTGTCCGGAACCATCTGAGTGTCATGACCCTGGCTATAG GTGATGGAGCCAATGATGTGAGCATGATTCAGATGGCTGATGTGGGCATTGGGATATCTGGTCAGGAGGGGATGCAG gcTGTGATGTCCAGTGACTTCGCTGTCTCCAGGTTTAAACACCTGAGAAAATTGCTGCTAGTCCATGGTCACTGGTGTTGCTCTCGACTAACCACCATGACTCTGTACTTCATATACAAGAATATG ATGTATGTGAACCTGCTCTTCTGGTACCAGTTCTTCTGCGGCTTCTCGGGAAGTGTCATGACCAATTCCTGGGTCCTGATCTTCTTCAACCTGCTCTTCACATCTGTGCCTCCTCTCATCCATGGCGTCCTGGACCAGGACCAACCTGCGGACACTTTGATGGGGACACCTGAACTGTACAAGGCTGCACAGAGCACCAAG GTTTATATGCCTTGCATGTTCTGGATCACAGTCTTGGAAGCATTTTACCAAAGTCTGGTCTGCTTTTTTGTCCCATATTTA GCTCTTGCAGACTCAGACACTGGGGAGTTGGCCTTTGGCTCTCCCATCAACGCCTCAGCCCTACTTATCATTCTTCTGCAGCAGGTCTTAGAGAGTCACACTCTG ACTTGGATTCATGTCCTGGTCTTGGTTCTCAGTGCTGGTTCTTACTTTGGTTTTGTGCTGCTCTTCTCTGCGTCCTGTGTGGCCTGCAGCCCTCCCACCAACCCCATGGGGGTGGAGACTCTCCAGATGTCCCAGCCTCTCTTCTACCTCATATGTGCTGTCACCATAGTGACAGCTCTGTTGCCTAG GATATTGGTCCATGCTCTATATAACACTGCCTACTGCCCTGCTACTCAAAGATTTGCCCAGAGGGACATTGAGGGACCAGAAGACAACCACCAGAGAATGATGCACTGCAACCAGAATCATTGCACAGTCAACCGTCTGCCAATGCACGCAGACACCCAGCAACCCAGCACAGCCTCGGTGCTGTCCTAA
- the atp10d gene encoding phospholipid-transporting ATPase VD isoform X2 — protein sequence MERLHWIRHQCQALLVEDSGRGWYSPADGLPTKTSTDARSPHKVSEKRRTVFARHGPWQHEYEAICKGYKGNAIRTTKYRLLTFIPMNLFQQFHRAANLYFLFLVLLNWVPVVEAFQKEITMIPLVVVLTVIAIKDALEDYRRYLLDKKVNNRHINIQDRHEQRAYTECSWKDVRVGDFVRLSCNDIIPADILLLYSSDPRGVCYIETANLDGETNLKQRQVVPDLPLQGTEFTPETFNSRIECENPNDDLSRFRGYMEDSSGVCVGLHNQNLLLRSCTIRNTETVVGIVVYAGHETKAMMNNSGPRYKRSWLENSLNTNILWCVVLLVIMCLSAAIGHGLWIKNLRDHIFQVDGETNPALAGFYVFWTMIIVLQVLIPISLYVSIEIVKLGQIYFIQNDLALYNEHLDSRIQCRALNITEDLGQIEYLFCDKTGTLTENKMVFCRCSIYGVEYPHDENARKLDVIEDKTRSAAQSVMLKSGCIGKSLSCHSQSCNRSTVSLHTLTAESEEEDEQLSSHVKPRTRIFSSCMENKVVPDPELLRKMNWLCSPVLPLTEESSHTLSSLELTYITDFFLALAICNTVVVSSPNQPRHMVPESQTPLRTLQEIKLMFQRFSCSPFSALSTLPPPQTKDSHRNFTSRIFPWDKEGSLTLSSPNKSTSDGSEPGQENNVATSYIRHQLDSSFSAEGVCGGQVQGREIDKTDIRSSSDGQGLEVDSGSVTDDDLLYEAESPDEAALVHAARAYRCILRGRSGDSLLVDLPGMGSLAVQLLHILPFDSNRKRMSVVIRHPLTGHVVVYTKGADSVIMTLSETPQAEDTHQIHMQIRDRTQQHLDSYAREGLRTLCFAKKVLEEEEYEEWLKRQLLAESSIENRDELLLDSAQRLETNLTLLGTTGIVDRLQEEVPETIEALQRAGIKVWILTGDKQETAINIAIACRLLCPRDQLLTANCESRENCAALLEELKLEVQQRTKDESSSGSFILAIDGQTLDWVLQEDLQKHFLDLSCRCKAVICCRSTPLQKSQVVQLVRNHLSVMTLAIGDGANDVSMIQMADVGIGISGQEGMQAVMSSDFAVSRFKHLRKLLLVHGHWCCSRLTTMTLYFIYKNMMYVNLLFWYQFFCGFSGSVMTNSWVLIFFNLLFTSVPPLIHGVLDQDQPADTLMGTPELYKAAQSTKVYMPCMFWITVLEAFYQSLVCFFVPYLALADSDTGELAFGSPINASALLIILLQQVLESHTLTWIHVLVLVLSAGSYFGFVLLFSASCVACSPPTNPMGVETLQMSQPLFYLICAVTIVTALLPRILVHALYNTAYCPATQRFAQRDIEGPEDNHQRMMHCNQNHCTVNRLPMHADTQQPSTASVLS from the exons GGCTGCCAATCTCTACTTTCTGTTCCTGGTGCTGTTGAACTGGGTACCTGTTGTTGAAGCGTTTCAGAAGGAAATCACCATGATCCCTCTGGTGGTGGTTCTCACTGTTATTGCCATCAAAGATGCCCTGGAGGACTATAGACGATATTTGTTGGACAAGAAGGTCAACA ACAGACATATAAACATACAGGACAGACA TGAGCAGAGAGCCTACACTGAGTGCTCCTGGAAGGATGTAAGGGTCGGAGACTTTGTGCGTCTGTCTTGTAATGACATCATTCCTGCTGACATTTTGCTGCTCTACTCCTCTGACCCCCGAGGGGTCTGCTACATTGAAACTGCCAACCTAGATGGAGAGACCAACCTAAAGCAGAGACAGGTTGTGCCAGACCTCCCGCTACAG GGGACAGAGTTTACCCCTGAGACCTTTAACAGCCGTATCGAGTGTGAGAACCCTAACGATGACCTGAGCAGGTTTCGAGGATACat GGAAGACTCCAGTGGGGTTTGTGTCGGTCTCCATAATCAGAATCTCCTGTTGAGGAGCTGTACCATCCGCAATACTGAAACTGTGGTTGGCATTGTTGTCTATGCTG GTCATGAGACTAAAGCCATGATGAACAACAGTGGACCGAGGTACAAGCGCAGCTGGCTGGAGAATAGTCTCAACACAAACATCCTGTGGTGTGTGGTCCTGCTGGTCATCATGTGTCTGAGTGCTGCTATAG gTCATGGGCTCTGGATAAAGAATCTTAGAGACCACATTTTTCAGGTGGATGGCGAGACAAATCCTGCCCTGGCTGGATTCTATGTCTTCTGGACCATGATCATTGTACTGCAG GTACTGATTCCCATTTCTCTCTACGTGTCCATTGAGATTGTGAAATTGGGTCAGATCTACTTCATTCAAAATGACTTGGCTTTGTACAATGAGCATCTAGACTCTAGGATCCAGTGCCGAGCCCTCAATATCACTGAGGACCTAGGTCAGATCGAGTACCTGTTCTGTGATAAGACGGGGACTCTGACGGAAAACAAGATGGTGTTCTGCCGCTGCAGTATCTATGGAGTGGAATATCCTCATGATGAAAATG CTCGGAAGCTGGATGTGATAGAGGATAAGACCAGGTCAGCTGCTCAGTCTGTGATGCTGAAGTCAGGCTGCATTGGTAAATCTCTGAGCTGCCACTCCCAAAGTTGTAACCGCAGCACTGTGTCTCTGCATACACTTACTGctgagtcagaggaggaggatgaacaACTTTCCAGTCATGTCAAGCCCAGGACCAGAatcttcagcagctgcatg GAGAATAAGGTGGTCCCTGACCCTGAGCTGTTGAGAAAGATGAACTGGCTTTGCTCTCCTGTTCTACCTCTGACCGAGGAGTCTTCCCACACTCTGTCCAGCCTGGAGCTCACCTACATTACTGACTTTTTCCTTGCTCTGGCCATCTGTAACACTGTGGTGGTGTCCTCGCCCAATCAGCCTCGACACATG GTACCTGAATCTCAAACCCCTCTGAGAACCCTACAGGAGATCAAGTTGATGTTCCAGCGCTTCAGCTGCTCTCCTTTCTCTGCACTTTCcactctcccccctccccagaCCAAAGATAGCCACCGCAACTTCACCAGTAGGATCTTCCCATGGGATAAGGAAGGCTCTTTGACCCTCTCCTCCCCCAACAAAAGCACCTCAGATGGATCAGAACCAGGTCAAGAAAACAATGTAGCAACCTCCTACATCAGGCACCAACTGGACTCGTCCTTTAGTGCAGAAGGGGTTTGTGGAGGACAGGTACAGGGCAGGGAAATAGATAAGACTGATATTAGATCCAGCTCTGATGGGCAGGGTTTGGAAGTTGACTCTGGCAGTGTCACGGATGATGATTTGCTGTATGAAGCAGAGAGTCCTGATGAGGCAGCCCTGGTCCATGCAGCCCGAGCGTATCGCTGCATCCTGAGGGGGCGCTCTGGAGACAGCCTGCTGGTGGACCTGCCAGGAATGGGCTCTCTGGCAGTTCAGCTGCTTCACATCCTACCCTTTGATTCCAACAGGAAGAGAATGTCAGTGGTCATCCGTCACCCACTCACTGGGCACGTGGTTGTCTACACTAAGGGAGCTGACTCAGTCATCATGACCCTGTCTGAGACACCTCAAG CAGAGGACACTCATCAGATCCACATGCAGATAAGAGACCGGACTCAGCAACACTTAGACAGCTATGCTAGAGAAGGACTCCGTACACTATGCTTCGCTAAGAAG GTCCTGGAAGAAGAGGAGTATGAAGAGTGGCTGAAGAGGCAGCTACTGGCAGAGAGCAGCATTGAGAACAGAGATGAGCTGCTGTTGGATTCAGCTCAGAGACTGGAGACGAACCTGACACTGCTAG GTACAACAGGAATTGTAGACCGACTGCAGGAGGAGGTTCCAGAGACCATCGAGGCTCTTCAGAGGGCTGGGATCAAAGTCTGGATCCTGActggagacaaacaggaaacgGCAATTAACATTGCCATTGCCTGCAGGCTCCTTTGTCCTCGTGACCAGCTACTGACGGCCAACTGTGAGAGCAGG GAAAACTGTGCAGCTCTTCTTGAGGAGCTGAAGCTGGAGGTGCAGCAAA GAACCAAAGATGAGTCATCCTCGGGCAGCTTCATCCTGGCCATAGACGGCCAGACACTGGACTGGGTCCTGCAGGAAGACCTGCAGAAACATTTTCTAGATTTGAGCTGCAGATGTAAAGCAGTCATCTGCTGCAGGTCCACTCCACTGCAGAAGAGCCAGGTGGTCCAGCTTGTCCGGAACCATCTGAGTGTCATGACCCTGGCTATAG GTGATGGAGCCAATGATGTGAGCATGATTCAGATGGCTGATGTGGGCATTGGGATATCTGGTCAGGAGGGGATGCAG gcTGTGATGTCCAGTGACTTCGCTGTCTCCAGGTTTAAACACCTGAGAAAATTGCTGCTAGTCCATGGTCACTGGTGTTGCTCTCGACTAACCACCATGACTCTGTACTTCATATACAAGAATATG ATGTATGTGAACCTGCTCTTCTGGTACCAGTTCTTCTGCGGCTTCTCGGGAAGTGTCATGACCAATTCCTGGGTCCTGATCTTCTTCAACCTGCTCTTCACATCTGTGCCTCCTCTCATCCATGGCGTCCTGGACCAGGACCAACCTGCGGACACTTTGATGGGGACACCTGAACTGTACAAGGCTGCACAGAGCACCAAG GTTTATATGCCTTGCATGTTCTGGATCACAGTCTTGGAAGCATTTTACCAAAGTCTGGTCTGCTTTTTTGTCCCATATTTA GCTCTTGCAGACTCAGACACTGGGGAGTTGGCCTTTGGCTCTCCCATCAACGCCTCAGCCCTACTTATCATTCTTCTGCAGCAGGTCTTAGAGAGTCACACTCTG ACTTGGATTCATGTCCTGGTCTTGGTTCTCAGTGCTGGTTCTTACTTTGGTTTTGTGCTGCTCTTCTCTGCGTCCTGTGTGGCCTGCAGCCCTCCCACCAACCCCATGGGGGTGGAGACTCTCCAGATGTCCCAGCCTCTCTTCTACCTCATATGTGCTGTCACCATAGTGACAGCTCTGTTGCCTAG GATATTGGTCCATGCTCTATATAACACTGCCTACTGCCCTGCTACTCAAAGATTTGCCCAGAGGGACATTGAGGGACCAGAAGACAACCACCAGAGAATGATGCACTGCAACCAGAATCATTGCACAGTCAACCGTCTGCCAATGCACGCAGACACCCAGCAACCCAGCACAGCCTCGGTGCTGTCCTAA